A region of Corynebacterium glucuronolyticum DSM 44120 DNA encodes the following proteins:
- a CDS encoding Trm112 family protein — translation MSIDPKLLDVVVCPKDKGPLRYLEDEQLLVNERLGIAYRIEDSIPVLLESEAQPYPASGTAAADAN, via the coding sequence ATGAGTATTGATCCCAAGCTATTGGATGTAGTGGTGTGCCCGAAAGACAAAGGTCCACTTCGATATCTGGAGGACGAGCAACTGCTGGTTAACGAACGGCTGGGGATCGCCTATCGCATCGAGGATTCCATCCCCGTGCTGCTTGAATCGGAAGCGCAGCCGTACCCAGCATCAGGGACTGCGGCTGCGGACGCGAACTAA